In Desulfuribacillus alkaliarsenatis, the following proteins share a genomic window:
- a CDS encoding phenylacetate--CoA ligase family protein, protein MYFSTELETIERNELEVLQLERLQQLVKRVYENVPFYQEKLSELGIKPDDIQSLSDLQRLPFTTKQDLRDQYPFGLFATSRENIVRLHASSGTTGNPTVVGYTKNDIENWKELMARSLTSYGATPSSVVQNAYGYGLFTGGLGVHYGAEHLGATVVPISGGNTKRQIKLMQDFGTEVLCCTPSYALFIAEVLEESGIPRESLNLKTGVFGAEPWSEKMRQEIEDRLQIDAFDIYGLSEIMGPGVAAECKEKDGLHIFEDHFIPEIIDPDTCEVLPYGAEGELVITTITKEGIPLLRYRTRDITRLTIDPCSCGRSHVKMKRVTGRSDDMLIIRGVNVFPSQVESVLLSIGDTEPHYLLVVNRVGTLDTLEILVEVSESMFSDKIKRLEQLERKIRQELDSILGIAAKIRLVEPKTIERSEGKAKRILDKRKI, encoded by the coding sequence ATGTATTTTAGTACAGAATTAGAAACAATAGAGCGTAATGAATTAGAAGTTTTGCAGCTCGAAAGGCTTCAACAGCTAGTAAAGCGGGTCTATGAAAATGTACCCTTCTATCAAGAAAAGCTTTCGGAGCTTGGAATTAAACCAGACGATATCCAATCTTTAAGCGACCTGCAAAGGCTTCCATTCACAACAAAACAGGATTTAAGGGACCAATATCCCTTTGGGCTGTTTGCAACATCTCGGGAAAACATAGTCCGTCTACATGCTTCCTCAGGTACAACTGGAAACCCAACGGTTGTAGGCTATACAAAGAATGATATTGAAAACTGGAAGGAGCTTATGGCACGCTCACTAACCTCCTACGGAGCTACCCCTAGTAGCGTCGTTCAAAACGCCTATGGCTATGGTTTATTTACTGGCGGATTAGGAGTTCATTATGGCGCTGAACATTTAGGTGCAACTGTAGTACCTATCTCTGGTGGAAATACTAAGCGACAGATTAAGCTAATGCAGGACTTTGGAACAGAGGTGCTTTGCTGTACACCTTCCTACGCTTTGTTTATAGCTGAGGTGCTAGAGGAATCTGGAATTCCAAGGGAATCGCTAAATTTAAAGACAGGTGTATTCGGTGCAGAGCCATGGTCTGAGAAAATGCGTCAAGAAATAGAAGACCGCTTACAAATCGATGCCTTTGATATCTATGGATTAAGTGAAATTATGGGGCCTGGGGTCGCTGCAGAATGTAAGGAGAAGGACGGTCTGCATATTTTTGAAGACCACTTCATTCCTGAGATTATAGATCCAGACACATGTGAGGTACTACCATACGGTGCTGAAGGAGAATTAGTTATTACAACAATCACTAAGGAAGGTATCCCATTACTTAGATACCGCACAAGGGACATTACAAGATTAACTATTGACCCTTGCTCCTGTGGCCGCTCCCACGTCAAAATGAAGCGTGTAACGGGCCGTTCTGACGATATGCTAATAATTAGAGGTGTTAACGTCTTCCCTTCACAGGTAGAAAGCGTTCTATTATCTATAGGCGATACAGAACCACACTATCTATTAGTTGTTAATCGTGTCGGCACACTTGATACACTAGAAATATTAGTAGAGGTATCGGAGTCGATGTTCTCAGATAAGATTAAACGCTTAGAGCAATTGGAGCGGAAAATCCGCCAAGAGCTCGATAGCATACTTGGAATTGCTGCGAAGATTCGCCTCGTTGAGCCGAAGACCATAGAAAGAAGTGAAGGCAAAGCAAAACGCATTCTAGATAAGCGGAAAATATAA